A single region of the Halopiger xanaduensis SH-6 genome encodes:
- a CDS encoding ubiquitin-like small modifier protein 1: MRVTCELYGPFRDPVGTKSLEREVAADATVRDVFAALADDYPALGDDLFDDGTFADSVIVLRNDRNVAHQCGAETPVADGDVLSAAPAVEGG; encoded by the coding sequence ATGCGCGTCACGTGCGAACTCTACGGCCCCTTTCGCGACCCCGTCGGGACGAAGTCGCTCGAGCGAGAGGTCGCGGCCGACGCGACCGTCCGCGACGTATTCGCCGCCCTCGCGGACGACTATCCTGCGCTCGGGGACGACCTCTTCGACGACGGTACGTTCGCCGATTCGGTCATCGTTCTGCGAAACGACCGGAACGTGGCCCACCAGTGCGGGGCCGAAACGCCGGTCGCGGACGGCGACGTGTTGAGCGCAGCGCCGGCAGTTGAAGGCGGCTGA